Sequence from the Deltaproteobacteria bacterium genome:
GCGACGAGCTTGCCGTCCTCCGTGGCGACGTCGCACTCCACCATTCCCACCGTCCGGCCGCGATGGACCACCATCGCGTTCGCGTACAGTTTCCCCTCGAAGACAGGGCGAAGATAATTGACCTTGATCTCCAGGGTCGTGAACGTCTCCCCGTCGTCCAGCGTGGAGGCGAACGCCATCCCCAT
This genomic interval carries:
- a CDS encoding PaaI family thioesterase, whose protein sequence is MGMAFASTLDDGETFTTLEIKVNYLRPVFEGKLYANAMVVHRGRTVGMVECDVATEDGKLVARAVSTCSVLRGEKAEGR